In Miniphocaeibacter halophilus, the following proteins share a genomic window:
- a CDS encoding PTS sugar transporter subunit IIA — translation MLSLKNIGIEDVSINIYAKNWEDAIEKASKKMLDRGDITREYVTSMINNVRKFGPYIVMTKNVALAHARPEDGAKVTSLHFSTLIPEIEFGSKENDPVKLLIVLSAKDTDSHIKLLAELSKILANSEVIKMLINTDSDETFVKIIKDYV, via the coding sequence ATGTTATCTTTAAAAAATATAGGTATAGAGGATGTAAGTATAAATATATATGCTAAAAACTGGGAGGATGCAATAGAAAAGGCATCTAAAAAAATGCTTGATAGGGGGGATATAACTAGAGAATATGTTACATCTATGATTAATAATGTAAGAAAATTTGGACCTTATATAGTTATGACAAAAAATGTTGCATTAGCACATGCTAGGCCAGAAGATGGAGCAAAGGTTACATCATTACATTTTTCAACTTTAATACCAGAAATAGAGTTTGGTAGCAAAGAAAATGATCCCGTTAAATTATTAATAGTATTATCTGCGAAAGATACAGATAGTCATATTAAATTATTGGCTGAATTATCAAAAATTTTAGCAAATTCAGAAGTAATAAAAATGTTAATAAATACAGATAGTGATGAAACTTTTGTTAAAATAATAAAAGATTATGTATAA
- a CDS encoding rhodanese-like domain-containing protein, whose protein sequence is MDNTISALDLELLMEKKKINIIDVRDENEFKRGHIKNSINIPLKYIEEKCMDFKEDEIYYIICKSGMRSSRACQFLCNSKNFKAINLNGGIMSWKGELVSD, encoded by the coding sequence ATGGACAATACAATATCGGCTTTAGATTTAGAATTATTAATGGAAAAAAAAAAAATAAATATAATTGATGTCAGAGATGAAAATGAATTTAAAAGAGGACATATTAAAAACTCAATTAATATTCCTTTAAAGTATATTGAAGAGAAATGTATGGATTTTAAAGAAGATGAAATTTACTATATTATATGTAAAAGTGGTATGAGGTCTAGTAGGGCTTGTCAGTTCCTTTGTAATTCAAAGAATTTTAAAGCAATTAATTTAAATGGTGGAATTATGTCCTGGAAAGGTGAATTAGTTTCGGATTAA
- a CDS encoding class I SAM-dependent methyltransferase, with protein sequence MEMDFDSICKVEDEQEKINRIYDAFDEDKRLSNKSGSIEFLTTVKYIKKYLKYSDNILDLGAGTGIYSLYFNKLGHEVTAVELVEKHCNIINEKSKEKIKVVNSDALSYMKTLPDDSMDIIFCFGPMYHMEDYNERLELLKECKRVIKEEGKIFISIINNDMVNITETFIYRGPRHLTEDKFYQKDFKLKNIPFVFHTIDEFKEMVLDSNLKLLNIIAQDGVMELFVNEINEFTEEEFNKWLEYHFYICKKPEMQGISNHNLFICEK encoded by the coding sequence ATGGAAATGGATTTTGACAGTATTTGTAAAGTAGAGGATGAACAGGAAAAAATTAATAGGATATATGATGCTTTTGATGAGGATAAGAGACTAAGTAACAAGTCTGGAAGTATAGAATTTTTAACAACGGTAAAATACATAAAAAAATATTTAAAGTACTCTGATAATATTTTAGACCTAGGGGCAGGTACAGGTATTTATAGTCTTTATTTTAATAAACTTGGTCATGAAGTTACCGCTGTAGAATTAGTTGAAAAACATTGTAACATTATTAATGAAAAATCAAAGGAAAAAATAAAAGTCGTTAATTCAGATGCCTTATCCTATATGAAAACTCTACCAGACGATTCTATGGATATAATTTTTTGCTTTGGACCAATGTACCATATGGAAGATTATAATGAAAGATTAGAATTATTAAAGGAATGTAAAAGAGTAATAAAAGAAGAGGGGAAAATATTTATTTCCATTATTAATAACGACATGGTAAATATTACTGAAACCTTTATTTACAGAGGTCCAAGGCATTTAACAGAAGATAAATTTTACCAAAAGGATTTCAAGTTAAAGAACATTCCCTTTGTATTTCACACAATAGACGAATTTAAGGAAATGGTCTTAGATTCAAATCTTAAGCTTTTAAATATAATAGCACAGGATGGAGTTATGGAATTATTTGTAAATGAAATTAATGAATTTACTGAAGAAGAATTTAATAAATGGTTAGAATATCATTTTTATATTTGTAAAAAACCAGAAATGCAGGGAATTTCAAATCATAATCTATTTATTTGTGAAAAATAA
- a CDS encoding helix-turn-helix domain-containing protein, with amino-acid sequence MKINEIIRSKRIEKGLTQEQVANILNISTPAVNKWESGISHPDITLLPALGRLLGVDMNTLLSFKDSLTEEEIIILGNEIMQVIDKEGFDKGYEMAMDKISEYPNSELLLFNLILMLKGALMSYPNENSKKYEVELDNLLYKLINSKDIQIREIVYAMLIPKYIDNDELEKAEELINKLHTENPSVNKTILQTELYVKQKNYNKALITLESKIYYTAMNLQLYISSLMKISALQNNMEDANYFAKLADKLMELLEMPNSCMKSGFLELAMEEKNIEKTLEYLNSLVTLGSEIIDFKNSRLYKNIPIKENYNSKEFRNIFLNAMLNELKTSKEYDFLRNSIEFDELINKYEEELEKLESSN; translated from the coding sequence ATGAAAATTAATGAAATTATTAGAAGTAAAAGAATAGAAAAAGGACTTACCCAAGAACAAGTAGCTAATATTTTAAATATTTCTACTCCAGCAGTAAATAAATGGGAAAGTGGAATAAGTCATCCTGACATTACCCTACTTCCAGCCTTAGGTAGACTACTTGGAGTGGATATGAATACCTTACTTTCCTTTAAGGATAGTTTAACAGAAGAAGAAATTATCATTTTAGGAAATGAAATAATGCAAGTAATTGACAAGGAAGGATTTGACAAGGGCTATGAAATGGCAATGGATAAAATTTCAGAATATCCTAATAGTGAACTACTATTATTTAATTTAATACTTATGTTAAAAGGTGCATTAATGAGTTATCCTAATGAAAATTCCAAAAAATATGAAGTAGAACTGGATAATTTGTTATATAAGCTAATTAATAGTAAGGATATACAAATTAGAGAAATAGTATATGCAATGTTAATTCCAAAATATATAGACAATGATGAATTAGAAAAAGCTGAGGAATTAATAAACAAACTCCATACTGAAAACCCTTCAGTTAATAAGACAATATTACAAACTGAACTCTATGTAAAACAAAAAAACTATAACAAGGCCTTAATAACACTGGAGTCTAAAATCTACTACACGGCCATGAATCTACAATTGTATATTTCTTCACTAATGAAAATTTCCGCCTTACAAAATAACATGGAAGATGCAAATTACTTTGCTAAACTCGCTGATAAATTAATGGAGCTTTTGGAAATGCCAAATAGCTGTATGAAATCAGGCTTTTTAGAACTGGCAATGGAAGAAAAAAACATTGAAAAAACTTTAGAATATTTAAACTCTTTAGTTACTTTAGGCAGTGAAATCATCGACTTCAAAAACTCCAGACTATATAAAAATATACCGATAAAAGAGAATTACAATAGTAAGGAATTTAGGAATATATTTTTAAATGCCATGTTAAATGAATTAAAAACTTCAAAAGAATATGATTTTTTAAGAAATAGTATAGAATTTGATGAATTAATAAATAAATATGAAGAGGAATTAGAAAAACTGGAAAGTAGCAATTAA
- a CDS encoding TIGR00266 family protein produces MEYEILGDNLPVVVCNLEDGESVISEGGGMSWMSPNMKMETTTRGGVGKAFGRMFSGEKMFQNRYTAKNGPGMIAFASSFPGSIMTFNISQNKDIIAQKRAFLACEEGVELSVFFNKKISGGFFGGEGFIMQRLSGEGLAFIEIDGHAIEYTLEEGQSIVVDTGHLATMDSTCSLEVKSVPGVKNILFGGEGLFNTIVTGPGRVILQSMPLSNIAGAIGSVLPSSN; encoded by the coding sequence ATGGAATATGAAATTTTAGGTGATAATTTACCGGTAGTTGTATGTAATTTGGAAGATGGTGAAAGTGTAATTTCTGAAGGTGGTGGTATGAGCTGGATGTCACCTAATATGAAAATGGAAACAACTACTAGAGGGGGAGTTGGAAAAGCCTTTGGAAGAATGTTTTCCGGAGAAAAGATGTTTCAAAATAGATATACTGCTAAAAATGGTCCGGGAATGATAGCTTTTGCATCAAGTTTTCCAGGAAGTATTATGACATTTAATATTTCTCAAAATAAAGATATAATTGCACAAAAAAGAGCTTTTTTGGCTTGTGAAGAAGGAGTAGAACTTTCAGTGTTCTTTAACAAGAAAATATCTGGTGGATTTTTTGGCGGTGAGGGTTTTATAATGCAAAGACTTTCAGGTGAAGGATTGGCCTTTATTGAAATTGATGGTCATGCAATAGAATATACACTAGAAGAAGGACAATCTATTGTTGTAGATACAGGTCATTTAGCCACTATGGATTCAACCTGTAGTTTAGAGGTGAAATCCGTACCGGGAGTGAAAAATATTTTGTTTGGCGGAGAAGGTCTTTTTAATACAATTGTAACTGGACCAGGTAGAGTTATATTACAGTCTATGCCTTTAAGTAATATTGCAGGTGCAATAGGTTCTGTACTTCCTTCAAGTAATTAA
- a CDS encoding ATP-NAD kinase family protein — MKLGLIINPVAGIGGSVGLKGSDGEEVQKLALEKGGTYQANKKAKIALNQIKDYIDKVTFITGFGEMGENALKELGFSYKVVGENKEKTTFEDTENLAKEMVKENIDLLVFAGGDGTARNIFNAVELSVPCVGIPAGVKIHSAVYANNPKDAGLVIKEFIKNPKDLKIENSEVMDIDEDKFRQNIVEAKLYGYLQVPRIQNLMQGSKSPGSSSEDEIEGMSAEIEDRIKAGNEDTCYIFGTGGTTYAILKDLGFEGSLLGVDILYKNELVIKDGTEGEIYDFIKDKEVKLIVTAIGGQGHIFGRGNQQLSPRVLRKVGKDNIWIVASHSKLYGIPDSFLRIDTSDEELDKELSGYYKVIMDWKRIIVYKAQG; from the coding sequence ATGAAACTAGGTTTAATAATAAATCCTGTTGCAGGAATAGGTGGATCTGTTGGTTTAAAAGGCAGTGACGGTGAAGAAGTACAAAAACTTGCACTAGAAAAAGGGGGAACTTATCAAGCTAATAAAAAAGCTAAAATAGCTTTAAATCAAATTAAAGATTATATTGATAAAGTTACTTTTATTACAGGTTTTGGAGAAATGGGAGAAAATGCTTTAAAAGAATTAGGCTTTTCCTATAAGGTAGTTGGAGAAAATAAAGAAAAAACAACCTTTGAAGATACTGAAAATTTAGCAAAAGAAATGGTTAAAGAAAATATAGATTTACTTGTTTTTGCAGGTGGAGATGGTACAGCAAGAAATATATTTAATGCTGTTGAACTTTCTGTTCCATGTGTAGGTATTCCTGCAGGTGTTAAAATTCATTCTGCAGTATATGCAAATAATCCTAAAGATGCAGGTCTTGTTATTAAGGAATTTATAAAAAACCCTAAGGATTTAAAAATAGAAAACTCCGAAGTAATGGATATAGATGAAGATAAATTTAGGCAAAACATAGTAGAGGCTAAATTATATGGTTATTTACAAGTTCCTAGAATACAAAATTTAATGCAAGGTTCAAAATCGCCGGGAAGTTCAAGTGAAGATGAAATAGAGGGAATGTCAGCCGAAATAGAAGACCGTATAAAAGCCGGAAATGAAGATACTTGTTATATATTTGGGACAGGTGGTACAACCTATGCTATTTTAAAAGATTTAGGCTTTGAGGGAAGTTTACTAGGAGTAGATATTTTATATAAAAATGAACTTGTTATTAAAGACGGAACAGAAGGAGAAATCTATGATTTTATTAAGGACAAGGAAGTAAAATTAATAGTTACTGCAATTGGTGGTCAAGGACATATTTTTGGAAGAGGTAATCAACAACTTAGTCCAAGAGTATTAAGAAAAGTTGGAAAGGACAATATTTGGATAGTTGCCTCCCATAGTAAATTATATGGAATACCCGACAGCTTTTTAAGAATAGATACATCAGACGAAGAACTGGACAAGGAACTTTCAGGTTATTACAAGGTAATAATGGACTGGAAAAGAATAATAGTTTATAAAGCTCAAGGATAA
- a CDS encoding PTS sugar transporter subunit IIB, with translation MLYIITVCGLGMGSSLIMKMTAETALKNLGLKANIEHWDMGTVKGKPRDILITTYEFKDNFKDESDVVFVHNIVDVEEMQEGIQNILEKKGEK, from the coding sequence ATGTTATATATAATTACAGTTTGTGGATTAGGAATGGGCTCAAGTTTAATTATGAAAATGACAGCTGAAACAGCGTTAAAAAATCTAGGATTAAAAGCAAATATTGAACATTGGGATATGGGGACAGTAAAAGGTAAGCCAAGAGATATACTAATAACAACTTATGAATTTAAAGATAATTTTAAAGATGAATCAGATGTTGTATTTGTTCATAATATTGTGGATGTAGAAGAAATGCAAGAAGGTATACAAAACATACTTGAGAAAAAAGGAGAAAAATAA
- a CDS encoding GNAT family N-acetyltransferase produces MLRYTNAKDVDSVLEIYKMASESLKTDGVDQWQNEGPNKSTLIKDMEMEYSYVLEEKGEIKGTAAIIFDGEKTYDLIFNGNWLNEEEYCTIHRFAVNVNYRQEGNAGKMLRKIEKICLSKGIYNIRIDTHEDNFKMRNFLEKNGFLECGRIFLRNGDLRVAYQKVL; encoded by the coding sequence ATGTTAAGATATACAAATGCAAAGGATGTAGACAGTGTTTTAGAAATATATAAAATGGCTTCAGAATCGTTAAAAACTGATGGTGTAGACCAGTGGCAAAATGAAGGACCTAACAAATCCACTTTAATTAAGGATATGGAAATGGAATATTCCTATGTATTAGAGGAAAAGGGAGAAATAAAAGGTACGGCAGCTATTATTTTCGATGGAGAAAAAACCTACGATTTGATTTTTAATGGTAACTGGTTAAATGAAGAGGAGTATTGTACAATACACCGTTTTGCTGTAAATGTTAATTATAGACAAGAAGGCAATGCCGGAAAAATGTTAAGGAAAATTGAAAAAATATGCCTTTCAAAAGGTATTTATAATATTAGAATTGATACCCATGAAGATAATTTTAAAATGAGGAATTTTTTAGAGAAAAATGGATTTTTAGAATGTGGGAGAATTTTCCTAAGAAATGGTGATTTAAGAGTAGCCTACCAAAAGGTCTTATAA
- a CDS encoding GntR family transcriptional regulator, with amino-acid sequence MVNLNLKIPRYAKVAADMEEKINSGVWEKGSIIPSEKELEKIYGVSRTTIRKAVSELESNNKLRKVQGKGTFVTLGSIIQNLKQIYVFSEEMRKLGKVTSTVFVGIEVIKDPKIAKKLSLNENEEIIELKRLRCDESDEALMYERTYFSKLEHEYLLKVDWNSRQLYKFLEEEANIHIDRATERFKACSLTVDEAKKLGAKVQDYGLLIRRLSYSNNKIISYSIITAKGDSFEFEVELKI; translated from the coding sequence ATGGTGAACTTAAATTTAAAAATTCCAAGATATGCAAAAGTAGCAGCTGATATGGAAGAAAAGATAAATTCAGGAGTATGGGAGAAAGGTAGTATAATTCCATCAGAAAAAGAATTAGAAAAAATATATGGAGTTTCTCGCACAACTATAAGAAAAGCTGTTTCAGAATTAGAAAGCAATAATAAATTGAGAAAAGTACAAGGTAAAGGAACTTTTGTAACGTTAGGAAGTATTATACAAAATCTTAAACAAATATATGTTTTTTCAGAAGAAATGCGTAAATTGGGGAAAGTTACATCAACTGTTTTTGTAGGAATTGAGGTTATTAAAGATCCTAAGATTGCGAAAAAGTTGTCTTTAAATGAAAATGAAGAAATAATTGAATTAAAAAGATTACGGTGTGATGAAAGTGATGAGGCATTAATGTATGAAAGAACTTATTTTTCAAAATTAGAACATGAGTATTTGTTAAAAGTAGATTGGAACAGTAGACAACTATACAAATTTCTTGAAGAAGAAGCTAACATACATATAGATAGGGCAACTGAAAGGTTCAAAGCATGTTCTCTAACAGTTGATGAAGCAAAAAAATTAGGTGCAAAAGTGCAAGATTATGGGCTATTAATAAGAAGATTATCATATTCAAACAATAAAATTATTAGTTATTCTATAATCACGGCTAAAGGTGATAGTTTTGAATTTGAAGTAGAATTAAAAATATAA
- a CDS encoding PTS ascorbate transporter subunit IIC — translation MLDFLLQLIQTPAIILAIVALIGLVLQKKNASEVFSGTIKTALGMLMLSAGSSIIVQEISPFVDLFQTVFNLDGFATSSEAVVGAMQTAIPVIARTSALIMAVGFIVNVVLARVTPLKYIFLTGHMMWILSVTIAYGFYINDYNESITILAGSILQGMLMVILPAIAQPIVKKITKSDNIAYGHLTTVGVVASAYIGGALGNKNKDAEEVELPKSLSFFKDTSISVSIVMLIFYLFIIISAGPKVVSEMAGEQNYIVYGILKALGFTVGILVLLQGVRLFLGELVPAFKGISDKLVPGARPALDVPALFGFAPNSLMIGFISSVIGMLIAMLVSSIVFKAVPLVSIIGGFFTGGIAGIMGNATGGRRGAVISGFVYGFILIILSAFVYGIFDFGAVGSTGVGQDCIDAMILMILFKQPIIGIGIIIASFILLSILEIKRKKKNNK, via the coding sequence ATGTTGGATTTTTTGTTACAATTAATACAAACCCCTGCAATTATTCTTGCTATTGTCGCATTAATTGGATTAGTACTACAGAAGAAGAATGCCAGCGAGGTATTTTCAGGAACAATAAAAACTGCATTAGGTATGCTTATGCTATCAGCAGGTTCATCAATTATAGTGCAAGAGATATCACCTTTTGTAGACTTATTTCAAACAGTTTTTAATCTAGATGGATTTGCAACATCATCAGAAGCTGTTGTTGGAGCAATGCAGACAGCTATTCCAGTAATTGCAAGAACTTCTGCATTAATTATGGCAGTAGGATTTATTGTTAATGTAGTTTTAGCTAGAGTGACTCCATTAAAATACATATTTTTAACCGGGCATATGATGTGGATTTTATCAGTAACTATAGCTTATGGATTTTATATAAATGATTATAATGAATCTATAACAATTTTAGCAGGTTCAATTTTACAGGGAATGTTAATGGTTATTTTACCAGCAATAGCACAACCAATTGTTAAAAAAATTACAAAATCAGATAATATTGCTTATGGACACCTAACGACTGTTGGAGTAGTTGCATCTGCATATATAGGAGGTGCCTTAGGAAACAAGAATAAGGATGCTGAAGAAGTTGAGTTACCAAAATCATTAAGTTTTTTTAAAGATACATCTATATCAGTATCGATAGTGATGTTAATATTCTATTTGTTCATCATTATAAGTGCAGGTCCAAAAGTTGTTTCAGAAATGGCGGGTGAACAAAATTATATAGTATATGGAATTTTAAAAGCCTTAGGTTTTACTGTTGGAATTTTAGTGTTACTACAAGGTGTAAGATTGTTTTTAGGGGAATTAGTGCCTGCCTTTAAGGGTATATCAGATAAATTAGTACCGGGTGCAAGACCTGCTTTAGATGTTCCAGCTTTATTTGGATTTGCTCCAAATTCACTAATGATAGGTTTTATTTCCTCAGTAATTGGTATGTTAATAGCAATGTTAGTTTCATCTATAGTATTTAAAGCAGTACCATTGGTTTCTATAATAGGTGGATTTTTTACTGGAGGTATAGCAGGAATAATGGGGAATGCTACAGGTGGACGTAGAGGTGCTGTAATATCAGGATTTGTATATGGCTTTATATTAATTATTTTATCTGCATTTGTATATGGGATATTTGATTTTGGAGCTGTAGGTTCTACAGGTGTAGGACAAGATTGTATAGATGCTATGATATTGATGATTTTATTTAAACAACCAATAATTGGCATAGGTATAATAATTGCTTCCTTTATATTGTTAAGTATATTGGAGATTAAACGAAAGAAAAAAAACAATAAGTAG
- a CDS encoding sugar isomerase domain-containing protein → MLNEKYFEIVKKQLEKQYIEEKESVEKAAEICAESIMNNRLIHAYGCGHSQMFSMEIFYRAGGLVPVNALLIPHLALFPKAKLSTLQERIEGFSDEYLKLVNTNENDSIIIVSISGRNAAVIDMALACKERDIKVIALTSKNFSEGVESRHSSGKKLSDVADVVIDIKCVKGDAVLEKDGLGTKFCGTSTVLGMFTMQSIIARTVEICVENGFKPPIYVSSNLDEGDEINKQYIKKYSSLIENL, encoded by the coding sequence ATGTTAAATGAGAAGTATTTTGAAATTGTAAAGAAACAGCTAGAAAAACAGTATATTGAGGAAAAAGAATCTGTGGAAAAAGCGGCTGAAATATGTGCAGAATCTATAATGAATAATAGATTAATACATGCATATGGATGTGGGCACTCACAAATGTTTTCTATGGAAATTTTTTATAGAGCGGGTGGGTTGGTTCCTGTTAATGCTTTATTAATACCACACTTAGCTTTATTTCCAAAAGCGAAATTATCTACATTACAAGAAAGGATAGAGGGTTTTTCTGATGAATATTTAAAATTAGTTAATACAAATGAAAACGATTCAATAATAATAGTTTCAATTTCAGGAAGAAATGCTGCAGTAATTGATATGGCCTTAGCATGTAAGGAAAGAGATATTAAAGTTATAGCTTTAACTTCAAAGAACTTTTCTGAAGGTGTAGAATCCAGACATTCTAGTGGTAAAAAACTTTCAGATGTTGCAGATGTTGTAATCGATATAAAATGTGTAAAGGGTGATGCTGTGTTAGAGAAAGATGGGTTAGGGACAAAATTTTGTGGAACATCTACAGTGCTTGGAATGTTTACTATGCAAAGTATAATAGCAAGAACAGTAGAAATTTGTGTTGAAAATGGATTTAAGCCTCCTATATATGTGAGCTCAAACTTAGATGAAGGAGATGAAATTAATAAACAATATATTAAAAAATATTCTTCATTAATAGAAAATCTATAA
- a CDS encoding GntR family transcriptional regulator → MINKLSLNEQIYEAIRKDIFTNKIKNGSILVNKDLQERFDVSSSPIRDAINRLEQDGLIYKITRAGAEVITLDYDKTKEINELMQIITSGSITLSIKHKNKKELDKKLIELLKIQKEYLNTDKYFYYDYCFHKLFFEYSNNEFLIKIYNQYNVLFEMAVRSLDAIYNNEAKIIHRQQSLECHEEISENFIDNNLNKTLLSIEKHYDHADEIFKKYY, encoded by the coding sequence ATGATTAATAAACTTAGCTTAAATGAACAAATATATGAAGCAATAAGAAAAGATATTTTTACAAATAAAATAAAAAATGGTTCTATTCTTGTAAACAAGGATTTACAGGAACGTTTTGATGTTAGTTCCAGTCCAATTAGAGATGCAATTAATAGATTAGAACAAGATGGATTAATTTATAAAATTACTCGTGCCGGTGCTGAAGTAATAACTTTAGACTACGATAAAACAAAGGAAATTAATGAATTAATGCAAATAATTACATCCGGGTCTATTACCCTGTCTATAAAACATAAAAACAAAAAGGAACTGGATAAGAAATTAATAGAGCTTTTGAAAATTCAAAAAGAATATTTAAATACAGACAAATATTTTTATTATGACTATTGTTTTCACAAATTGTTTTTTGAATATTCCAATAATGAATTTTTAATTAAAATATATAACCAATACAATGTTTTATTTGAAATGGCTGTACGATCTTTAGATGCAATTTATAATAATGAAGCAAAAATTATTCACAGGCAACAATCTCTAGAATGCCATGAAGAAATTTCCGAAAATTTTATAGATAATAATTTAAATAAAACATTGTTATCTATAGAAAAACATTATGATCATGCAGATGAAATATTTAAAAAATACTATTAA
- a CDS encoding tyrosine phenol-lyase gives MDYSKYPAEPFKIKMVEPVAVVDREERERVAKEAGYNTFLIPSKDVYIDLLTDSGTNAMSDRQWAGMMLGDEAYAGSRNFEHLEETVKELLGVKHIIPTHQGRGAENILSSIAIKPGQYVPGNMYFTTTRYHQEHNGGIFVDVIRDEAHDAAIDIPFKGDIDISKLEKLIDEKGAENIAYVCLAVTVNLAGGQPVSMKNMREVSELCHKHGIKVFFDATRFAENAYFIKEREEGYENKTIKEIVHEMFSYSDGATMSGKKDGIVNIGGFLALNDEELFMDAKELVVVYEGMPSYGGMAGRDMEALAIGLRESMQYEYIRYRVLQVRYLGERLKEAGVPIVEPVGGHAVFLDARRFCPHLSQEQFPAQALANELFLESGVRSMERGIVSAGRDIKTGENHKPKLETVRLTIPRRVYTYKHMDVVADAVIKLYNHKEDIRGLKFVYEPKQLRFFTARFDYI, from the coding sequence ATGGACTATTCAAAATATCCAGCAGAGCCGTTTAAAATTAAAATGGTTGAACCAGTGGCAGTTGTTGACAGAGAAGAAAGAGAAAGAGTGGCAAAAGAAGCAGGCTATAATACATTTTTAATACCTTCAAAAGATGTATATATTGATTTACTTACAGATAGTGGAACTAATGCTATGAGTGACAGACAATGGGCTGGTATGATGTTAGGAGATGAAGCCTATGCTGGAAGTAGAAATTTTGAGCATTTAGAAGAAACCGTTAAGGAACTACTAGGTGTAAAACATATTATTCCAACCCATCAAGGTAGAGGTGCTGAAAATATATTATCATCTATAGCAATTAAACCGGGACAATATGTTCCAGGAAATATGTACTTTACTACTACAAGATATCATCAAGAGCATAATGGTGGAATATTTGTAGATGTAATTAGAGATGAAGCCCATGATGCAGCAATAGATATTCCTTTTAAAGGGGATATAGATATAAGTAAATTAGAAAAGTTAATAGATGAAAAAGGTGCTGAAAACATTGCCTATGTTTGCCTAGCAGTAACAGTAAACCTAGCTGGTGGACAACCGGTGTCTATGAAAAACATGAGAGAAGTTTCAGAACTTTGTCATAAACATGGAATAAAAGTATTTTTTGATGCTACAAGATTTGCAGAAAACGCATATTTTATTAAAGAAAGAGAAGAAGGCTACGAAAATAAAACAATAAAAGAAATCGTTCACGAAATGTTTAGCTATTCAGATGGAGCTACAATGAGCGGGAAGAAAGATGGTATTGTAAATATTGGAGGGTTCCTAGCTTTAAACGATGAAGAATTATTTATGGATGCTAAAGAATTAGTAGTTGTTTATGAAGGTATGCCATCATATGGTGGAATGGCTGGAAGGGACATGGAAGCTTTAGCAATAGGCCTAAGAGAATCTATGCAGTATGAATATATAAGATACAGAGTTTTACAGGTAAGATATTTAGGCGAAAGATTAAAAGAAGCAGGTGTTCCTATTGTTGAGCCAGTAGGTGGTCATGCAGTTTTCTTAGATGCTAGAAGATTCTGTCCTCATTTAAGTCAGGAACAATTTCCGGCACAAGCCTTGGCAAATGAGTTATTTTTAGAATCCGGTGTAAGATCAATGGAAAGAGGAATTGTGTCTGCCGGTAGAGATATTAAGACCGGTGAAAACCATAAACCAAAATTGGAAACTGTTAGACTTACTATTCCAAGAAGGGTTTATACCTATAAACATATGGATGTTGTGGCTGATGCAGTAATTAAATTATACAATCATAAAGAAGATATAAGAGGCTTAAAATTTGTTTATGAGCCTAAACAATTAAGATTCTTTACTGCAAGGTTTGACTATATATAA